In a single window of the Dreissena polymorpha isolate Duluth1 chromosome 3, UMN_Dpol_1.0, whole genome shotgun sequence genome:
- the LOC127873239 gene encoding protein mono-ADP-ribosyltransferase PARP12-like isoform X2, translated as MAGCSKWIHLFGGWFTLPNSESVEQLFSSPKEKDYSFKFTYELDLCIFPLDCTIVFEPVTRAFIREYSFVEVRRLSTMSFNEAGDVGDSYVTQWRWYWKDNDGEWMLFEPDSLQHTLEAKFLAKQTTYLYWRENYKWTYTIDFGSMTQQNVQTGATRPLRRRPVFVSIKDVQDNKTPPCLTPPQVIDVALPQSWVPWDVAHPFELVQLSPYDKDFIELSASFFKTASRDQFTITAVFRIQNHALLSGFNNYEKVMLNNQRRLGDRNPVDKRPLFHGTDSLDTVRGICVNNFDFRLCGKNATAYGQGAYFARDAKYSHTFTKPDENMERFMLQANVLIGNYTKGDPQYRRPPEKPDKGHELFDSCVDDEDDPSMFILFDKNAYYPEYLIQYKHSDDESSPQPVVLLNASKPSSLTPLLVAQQARPSQTTTKRPRKPRSKKASLSLSGVQQTTPTSIPTKRSRSKKSKTSNSSSVSNSVPPISVLQGPIPTLNAPSSQSTPMPTMNSSITMTSPAGVPLGTPTPNTTTIPVLAHSYNPLSLPKSNVTTPVIASSSQSPQMLTVSSNILMPSTALPLTIPPPNSTTPTLQSTPAQAHANNSLSLASHNFTGSPWNSMSMHASNSTYFWGNPPPAHTTQTLPGYQFQAHHQLQSMYDPIIINDTDSE; from the exons ATGGCAGGCTGTTCAAAATGG ATACACCTTTTTGGGGGTTGGTTCACGTTACCGAATTCTGAAAGTGTTGAACAACTGTTCAGTTCTCCGAAAGAAAAGGATTATTCTTTCAAGTTT ACCTATGAATTGGACTTATGCATTTTCCCTTTGGACTGTACAATAGTGTTTGAACCAGTGACACGGGCATTCATTCGTGAGTATAGTTTTGTAGAGGTCAGGCGTTTGAGCACAATGTCTTTCAACGAGGCCGGCGATGTGGGGGACAGCTACGTAACTCAATGGCGATGGTACTGGAAGGACAATGACGGGGAATGGATGTTGTTTGAACCT GACTCTCTTCAGCATACGCTTGAGGCCAAGTTTCTTGCTAAACAAACCACATACCTGTACTGGCGTGAAAACTACAAGTGGACGTATACGATTGACTTTGGTTCTATGACGCAACAAAACGTGCAAACTGGAGCAACCAGACCACTCAGACGACGCCCAGTGTTTGTATCTATTAAAGACGTCCAGGACAACAAAAC ACCCCCATGTCTAACGCCTCCTCAAGTGATTGACGTTGCGCTACCGCAGTCCTGGGTACCATGGGATGTGGCACACCCATTCGAACTTGTTCAGTTATCACCTTACGATAAAGACTTTATAGAG CTGTCAGCAAGCTTTTTCAAGACCGCAAGCCGTGATCAATTTACTATAACAGCCGTATTCCGGATACAGAATCATGCTCTATTGTCTGGATTTAACAA TTACGAGAAGGTCATGTTAAACAACCAGCGGAGACTTGGAGACAGAAACCCTGTCGATAAACGCCCCCTCTTCCACGGAACCGACAGTTTGGATACTGTGCGCGGAATCTGCGTCAATAACTTCGACTTCCGGTTATGCGGAAAAAATGCCACTGCGTATGGTCAAGGCGCATACTTTGCTAGAGATGCGAAATACAGTCATACGTTTACAAAACCAGATGAAAATATGGAGAGATTTATGTTGCAGGCTAATGTTCTAATAGGCAACTACACGAAAGGTGACCCACAGTATAGGCGGCCGCCAGAAAAGCCAGACAAAGGTCATGAACTTTTTGATTCATGTGTAGATGATGAAGATGATCCTAGTATGTTCATTCTTTTCGATAAAAACGCATACTACCCTGAGTACCTTATTCAGTACAAACATTCAGATGACGAGTCATCACCGCAGCCCGTTGTTTTATTGAACGCTTCAAAGCCTTCCAGTTTAACACCTTTACTGGTTGCGCAGCAAGCGCGACcatcacaaacaacaacaaaaaggcCAAGAAAACCGAGATCAAAAAAAGCTTCACTATCTTTGTCAGGTGTGCAACAAACAACACCAACATCAATCCCTACCAAACGATCCCGATCAAAAAAATCCAAAACGAGCAATTCTTCAAGTGTGTCCAATTCAGTGCCACCAATATCTGTGCTTCAAGGACCAATTCCAACATTAAACGCACCTTCGTCACAATCTACGCCAATGCCTACTATGAATTCCTCCATTACAATGACATCACCAGCTGGTGTGCCGCTAGGGACCCCTACACCAAATACCACTACTATACCAGTACTAGCTCATTCATACAATCCATTGTCGCTACCAAAATCAAATGTCACAACACCTGTTATCGCATCTTCTTCACAATCACCGCAAATGCTAACTGTTAGTTCCAACATATTAATGCCATCAACAGCTTTGCCACTAACAATTCCACCACCAAATTCCACGACACCAACGTTGCAATCTACGCCAGCACAAGCTCATGCAAACAATTCATTGTCTCTAGCATCGCACAATTTCACAGGATCACCATGGAATTCCATGTCCATGCACGCTTCGAATTCTACTTATTTTTGGGGTAACCCTCCGCCTGCACACACAACCCAAACATTGCCTGGTTACCAATTCCAAGCACACCACCAATTACAATCAATGTATGATCCTATAATAATAAACGACACAGATAGCGAATAA
- the LOC127873239 gene encoding protein mono-ADP-ribosyltransferase PARP12-like isoform X1: MFTPSPQEPSDQSMRLVCVQDNIYAESTETDHGRLFKMEDASSKFLCMGNIHGNCKQEKCTRLHSETHLPYLWQIHLFGGWFTLPNSESVEQLFSSPKEKDYSFKFTYELDLCIFPLDCTIVFEPVTRAFIREYSFVEVRRLSTMSFNEAGDVGDSYVTQWRWYWKDNDGEWMLFEPDSLQHTLEAKFLAKQTTYLYWRENYKWTYTIDFGSMTQQNVQTGATRPLRRRPVFVSIKDVQDNKTPPCLTPPQVIDVALPQSWVPWDVAHPFELVQLSPYDKDFIELSASFFKTASRDQFTITAVFRIQNHALLSGFNNYEKVMLNNQRRLGDRNPVDKRPLFHGTDSLDTVRGICVNNFDFRLCGKNATAYGQGAYFARDAKYSHTFTKPDENMERFMLQANVLIGNYTKGDPQYRRPPEKPDKGHELFDSCVDDEDDPSMFILFDKNAYYPEYLIQYKHSDDESSPQPVVLLNASKPSSLTPLLVAQQARPSQTTTKRPRKPRSKKASLSLSGVQQTTPTSIPTKRSRSKKSKTSNSSSVSNSVPPISVLQGPIPTLNAPSSQSTPMPTMNSSITMTSPAGVPLGTPTPNTTTIPVLAHSYNPLSLPKSNVTTPVIASSSQSPQMLTVSSNILMPSTALPLTIPPPNSTTPTLQSTPAQAHANNSLSLASHNFTGSPWNSMSMHASNSTYFWGNPPPAHTTQTLPGYQFQAHHQLQSMYDPIIINDTDSE; the protein is encoded by the exons ATGTTTACCCCTTCGCCACAAGAACCGTCAGATCAATCGATGAGACTAGTATGTGTACAAGATAATATTTACGCTGAATCAACAGAGACAGACCATGGCAGGCTGTTCAAAATGG AGGATGCATCCAGCAAGTTCCTGTGCATGGGTAATATCCATGGCAACTGTAAACAAGAAAAGTGTACAAGACTTCATAGCGAAACACATTTACCTTACCTTTGGCAGATACACCTTTTTGGGGGTTGGTTCACGTTACCGAATTCTGAAAGTGTTGAACAACTGTTCAGTTCTCCGAAAGAAAAGGATTATTCTTTCAAGTTT ACCTATGAATTGGACTTATGCATTTTCCCTTTGGACTGTACAATAGTGTTTGAACCAGTGACACGGGCATTCATTCGTGAGTATAGTTTTGTAGAGGTCAGGCGTTTGAGCACAATGTCTTTCAACGAGGCCGGCGATGTGGGGGACAGCTACGTAACTCAATGGCGATGGTACTGGAAGGACAATGACGGGGAATGGATGTTGTTTGAACCT GACTCTCTTCAGCATACGCTTGAGGCCAAGTTTCTTGCTAAACAAACCACATACCTGTACTGGCGTGAAAACTACAAGTGGACGTATACGATTGACTTTGGTTCTATGACGCAACAAAACGTGCAAACTGGAGCAACCAGACCACTCAGACGACGCCCAGTGTTTGTATCTATTAAAGACGTCCAGGACAACAAAAC ACCCCCATGTCTAACGCCTCCTCAAGTGATTGACGTTGCGCTACCGCAGTCCTGGGTACCATGGGATGTGGCACACCCATTCGAACTTGTTCAGTTATCACCTTACGATAAAGACTTTATAGAG CTGTCAGCAAGCTTTTTCAAGACCGCAAGCCGTGATCAATTTACTATAACAGCCGTATTCCGGATACAGAATCATGCTCTATTGTCTGGATTTAACAA TTACGAGAAGGTCATGTTAAACAACCAGCGGAGACTTGGAGACAGAAACCCTGTCGATAAACGCCCCCTCTTCCACGGAACCGACAGTTTGGATACTGTGCGCGGAATCTGCGTCAATAACTTCGACTTCCGGTTATGCGGAAAAAATGCCACTGCGTATGGTCAAGGCGCATACTTTGCTAGAGATGCGAAATACAGTCATACGTTTACAAAACCAGATGAAAATATGGAGAGATTTATGTTGCAGGCTAATGTTCTAATAGGCAACTACACGAAAGGTGACCCACAGTATAGGCGGCCGCCAGAAAAGCCAGACAAAGGTCATGAACTTTTTGATTCATGTGTAGATGATGAAGATGATCCTAGTATGTTCATTCTTTTCGATAAAAACGCATACTACCCTGAGTACCTTATTCAGTACAAACATTCAGATGACGAGTCATCACCGCAGCCCGTTGTTTTATTGAACGCTTCAAAGCCTTCCAGTTTAACACCTTTACTGGTTGCGCAGCAAGCGCGACcatcacaaacaacaacaaaaaggcCAAGAAAACCGAGATCAAAAAAAGCTTCACTATCTTTGTCAGGTGTGCAACAAACAACACCAACATCAATCCCTACCAAACGATCCCGATCAAAAAAATCCAAAACGAGCAATTCTTCAAGTGTGTCCAATTCAGTGCCACCAATATCTGTGCTTCAAGGACCAATTCCAACATTAAACGCACCTTCGTCACAATCTACGCCAATGCCTACTATGAATTCCTCCATTACAATGACATCACCAGCTGGTGTGCCGCTAGGGACCCCTACACCAAATACCACTACTATACCAGTACTAGCTCATTCATACAATCCATTGTCGCTACCAAAATCAAATGTCACAACACCTGTTATCGCATCTTCTTCACAATCACCGCAAATGCTAACTGTTAGTTCCAACATATTAATGCCATCAACAGCTTTGCCACTAACAATTCCACCACCAAATTCCACGACACCAACGTTGCAATCTACGCCAGCACAAGCTCATGCAAACAATTCATTGTCTCTAGCATCGCACAATTTCACAGGATCACCATGGAATTCCATGTCCATGCACGCTTCGAATTCTACTTATTTTTGGGGTAACCCTCCGCCTGCACACACAACCCAAACATTGCCTGGTTACCAATTCCAAGCACACCACCAATTACAATCAATGTATGATCCTATAATAATAAACGACACAGATAGCGAATAA